In the genome of Longimicrobium sp., one region contains:
- a CDS encoding TonB-dependent receptor, translated as MPAIITVDRLRRGAALAAALLLTCFSVPLPAQGAGSVEGTVTAQAGGAPLAGVSIRLDGAAAAVTDAAGRFRLPSVAPGEHTLAASRLGLASLTRAVSVAPGATASVDLRMGEEAAVLPSLVVSATREVRRLGETPATVGVVSSRELRDAKPTHPGEVMGRIPGVWVSVTGGEGHTTSIRQPKTTNPVYLFLEDGVPTRSTGFFNHNALYEVNVPQAERIEVLKGPATALYGSDAIGGVINVETRAPTARPTLEAYGEGGPYGWGRLLLAASGTRGDDGLRADFNLTRTDGWRSGTAYDRQSGTVRWDHHFGGGASLRTVLAVSRIGQQTAGSSTLTADDYRADPTANYTPISFRDVRAARLSAAYERRGAGTLLSVTPFVRWNEMELLPNWSLTYDPTVYTTGHRSLGVLAKYRADVDALRTRLIGGVDVDYSPGFRREDRIAPVRSGRVFTSYTAAERVYDYDVAFRGVSPYLQAEVSPTDRLHVTGGMRYDVLGFDYDNHLADVETGRYRRPADTSVTYRHLSPKLGVTYEAGAALSVFASYADGFRAPSEGQLFRQGQAANTVGLEPVEAHSHEAGARGTLFGRVGWQLSAYRMRVENDILTLINPDGTRETTNAGRTLHRGLEAGLGAELPAGFRADVSYSRARHTYEEWRPREGVVFDGNEIESAPRTLVSARLAKSVGEGRVMAEWQRIGSYWMDAENTHRYGGHALLNLHATLPVARSLELVGRVNNLTDRRYAESAAYTAAQGEEYAPGMPRTLYLGVQYRLNPSGGAR; from the coding sequence GTGCCTGCCATCATCACCGTAGACCGACTGCGACGCGGGGCCGCGCTGGCCGCCGCGCTGCTCCTGACCTGCTTCTCCGTCCCCCTCCCGGCCCAGGGCGCCGGGTCCGTCGAGGGCACCGTCACCGCGCAGGCCGGCGGCGCGCCGCTGGCCGGCGTGAGCATCCGCCTGGACGGCGCCGCGGCCGCGGTCACCGACGCCGCCGGGCGCTTCCGCCTCCCCTCCGTCGCCCCGGGCGAGCACACGCTCGCCGCCTCGCGCCTGGGGCTGGCGTCGCTCACCCGCGCCGTCAGCGTGGCGCCGGGGGCCACCGCCAGCGTCGACCTCCGCATGGGCGAGGAGGCGGCGGTGCTCCCGTCGCTGGTGGTGAGCGCCACGCGCGAGGTGCGGCGCCTGGGCGAGACCCCCGCCACCGTGGGCGTCGTCTCCTCGCGCGAGCTGCGGGACGCGAAGCCCACGCACCCCGGCGAGGTGATGGGGCGCATCCCCGGCGTGTGGGTGAGCGTCACCGGCGGCGAGGGGCACACCACCTCCATCCGCCAGCCGAAGACCACGAACCCCGTCTACCTCTTCCTGGAGGACGGCGTCCCCACGCGCTCGACGGGCTTCTTCAACCACAACGCGCTGTACGAGGTGAACGTCCCCCAGGCCGAGCGCATCGAGGTGCTCAAGGGCCCGGCGACGGCGCTGTACGGGAGCGACGCCATCGGCGGCGTGATCAACGTCGAGACGCGCGCCCCCACCGCCCGGCCCACCCTGGAGGCGTACGGCGAGGGCGGGCCCTACGGCTGGGGCCGGCTCCTCCTGGCCGCCTCGGGGACGCGGGGGGACGACGGGCTCCGCGCCGACTTCAACCTGACGCGGACCGACGGCTGGCGGAGCGGGACGGCGTACGACCGGCAGAGCGGCACCGTGCGCTGGGACCACCACTTCGGCGGCGGCGCGTCGCTCCGGACGGTGCTGGCCGTCTCGCGCATCGGCCAGCAGACGGCCGGCTCGTCGACGCTCACCGCGGACGACTACCGGGCGGACCCCACGGCCAACTACACGCCGATCTCCTTCCGCGACGTGCGCGCGGCGCGGCTCTCGGCGGCGTACGAGCGGCGCGGCGCCGGCACGCTGCTCAGCGTGACGCCGTTCGTGCGCTGGAACGAGATGGAGCTGCTGCCGAACTGGTCGCTCACCTACGACCCCACGGTCTACACCACCGGCCACCGCTCCCTCGGCGTGCTGGCGAAGTACCGGGCCGACGTGGACGCGCTGCGCACGCGCCTGATCGGCGGGGTGGACGTGGACTACAGCCCGGGCTTCCGCCGCGAGGACCGCATCGCGCCGGTGCGCAGCGGGCGGGTGTTCACCTCGTACACGGCGGCCGAGCGGGTCTACGACTACGACGTGGCCTTCCGCGGCGTCTCGCCGTACCTGCAGGCCGAGGTGTCGCCGACCGACCGGCTGCACGTGACCGGCGGGATGCGCTACGACGTGCTCGGCTTCGACTACGACAACCACCTCGCCGACGTCGAGACGGGGCGGTACCGCCGCCCGGCCGACACCTCGGTCACCTACCGCCACCTGAGCCCCAAGCTGGGCGTGACCTACGAGGCCGGCGCGGCGCTCAGCGTCTTCGCCAGCTACGCCGACGGCTTCCGGGCACCGTCGGAGGGGCAGCTCTTCCGGCAGGGGCAGGCGGCGAACACCGTCGGCCTGGAGCCGGTGGAGGCGCACAGCCACGAGGCGGGCGCCCGCGGCACGCTCTTCGGCCGCGTGGGCTGGCAGCTCTCGGCGTACCGGATGCGGGTGGAGAACGACATCCTGACGCTCATCAACCCCGACGGCACGCGCGAGACCACGAACGCGGGCCGGACGCTGCACCGCGGGCTCGAGGCGGGGCTCGGCGCCGAGCTCCCCGCCGGCTTCCGCGCCGACGTGAGCTACAGCCGCGCCCGCCACACCTACGAGGAGTGGCGCCCGCGCGAGGGCGTGGTCTTCGACGGCAACGAGATCGAGAGCGCCCCGCGCACGCTCGTCTCCGCGCGCCTGGCGAAGAGCGTGGGCGAGGGGCGGGTGATGGCCGAGTGGCAGCGGATCGGCAGCTACTGGATGGACGCCGAGAATACGCACCGCTACGGCGGGCACGCCCTGCTCAACCTGCACGCCACGCTCCCCGTGGCACGCTCGCTGGAGCTGGTGGGGCGCGTCAACAACCTCACCGACCGGCGCTACGCCGAGTCGGCCGCCTACACCGCGGCCCAGGGCGAGGAGTACGCGCCGGGGATGCCGCGCACGCTGTACCTGGGCGTCCAGTACCGCCTGAACCCCTCGGGAGGTGCCCGATGA
- a CDS encoding sialidase family protein, with product MSARATLGAAAAVAAAVGFGLACAEARAGGSAWGETVTLAAHGASNPTAAVDPRTGAAFVAWVETEGGASNVFVSRVAGDEGAASVSVRANDRPGDAAPHEQAPAQVAVGPEGNVYVLWQNNREVPGRRFPASDLRFARSTDGGKRFEPAVTVNDDAAGAPSSHTFHDVAVAPNGTVWVSWIDSRVRDAERARRNPHPVAPSGGAAAGHGHGHGGGMKEDADLPGAEIRVARSADRGKTFGPSLAVDGDVCPCCRTSLAVGPDGSVYVAWRKVFPGDVRDVVVARLAPGAVSWSAPARVHADGWVFPGCPHAGPSVAVDARGRVHVGWYTGKEGRQGLWYAASDDAGRTFGRPAALLTAEWVPPSQVALSAEGERVWITFDDRREKPGTVRVARVEGGRLEMEGTIPAASSPALATSSRGAALAWHDGESVRLRRAPR from the coding sequence ATGAGCGCGAGAGCGACCCTGGGAGCGGCGGCCGCCGTCGCCGCGGCGGTGGGGTTCGGCCTGGCGTGCGCCGAGGCCCGCGCGGGCGGCTCCGCGTGGGGCGAGACGGTCACGCTGGCCGCGCACGGCGCGTCGAACCCCACCGCGGCCGTGGACCCGCGCACCGGCGCGGCGTTCGTGGCGTGGGTGGAGACCGAGGGCGGCGCGTCGAACGTCTTCGTCTCGCGCGTGGCGGGCGACGAGGGCGCCGCTTCCGTCTCCGTGCGCGCCAACGACCGCCCCGGCGACGCCGCCCCGCACGAGCAGGCGCCGGCGCAGGTGGCGGTGGGCCCCGAGGGCAACGTCTACGTCCTCTGGCAGAACAACCGGGAGGTGCCGGGGCGGCGCTTCCCCGCCAGCGACCTGCGCTTCGCGCGCTCGACGGACGGCGGGAAGCGCTTCGAGCCCGCCGTCACCGTGAACGACGACGCGGCCGGGGCGCCGTCCTCGCACACCTTCCACGACGTGGCGGTGGCGCCGAACGGCACCGTGTGGGTGTCCTGGATCGACTCGCGCGTCCGCGACGCCGAGCGCGCGCGCCGCAACCCCCATCCCGTCGCACCGTCCGGCGGCGCGGCGGCGGGGCACGGGCACGGGCACGGCGGGGGGATGAAGGAGGACGCGGACCTGCCGGGCGCGGAGATCCGCGTGGCGCGCTCCGCCGACAGGGGGAAGACGTTCGGGCCGAGCCTGGCCGTCGACGGCGACGTGTGCCCCTGCTGCCGCACCTCGCTGGCGGTGGGGCCGGACGGGTCGGTCTACGTCGCCTGGCGCAAGGTCTTCCCCGGCGACGTGCGCGACGTGGTGGTGGCGCGCCTCGCCCCGGGCGCCGTGTCGTGGTCCGCCCCGGCGCGGGTGCACGCCGACGGCTGGGTGTTCCCCGGGTGCCCGCACGCCGGGCCGTCGGTGGCGGTCGACGCGCGGGGCCGGGTGCACGTCGGCTGGTACACGGGGAAGGAGGGGCGGCAGGGCCTCTGGTACGCCGCGTCGGACGACGCGGGCCGCACCTTCGGCCGCCCCGCGGCGCTGCTCACGGCCGAGTGGGTGCCGCCCTCGCAAGTGGCGCTCTCCGCCGAGGGCGAGCGCGTCTGGATCACCTTCGACGACCGCCGCGAGAAGCCCGGCACGGTGCGCGTCGCGCGCGTCGAGGGCGGCAGGCTGGAGATGGAGGGGACGATCCCGGCGGCCAGCTCGCCCGCGCTCGCCACCTCCTCCCGCGGCGCCGCGCTCGCCTGGCACGACGGCGAGTCGGTGCGGCTCCGGCGCGCGCCCCGCTGA